The Lutibacter profundi region TTGTTTTAGAATTCTCGTGTTTTTCTTTTGTTTGGCAACTTTGTGTTAATAATATTAAAGCCATTGGTAACAACCATTTGATTCTTATTATTAATTTGTTTTTTGTCATCATCATTATTAAAAATTATTATATTTATACTAATATTGTTTTATAGTCAGTTTTTTGTAAAAAAATTAGGGTTGTAAACCTTTGGTAAAAATTCTTGTTAAATCATCAAAATAAGGAGAATATTTTTTATACTTACCTTGAATGAAGAATGGTATTTCTAAACCTTTTAAAACCATAATATAAACATCTAATAGGGCATTAATGTCACCCTTAATTTCAAATTCCTTTGTTTTAATGCCTTGTTCTATAATTTTTTTGATGTTTTCTTTTTCCCACACGTCCAATTCAGTTCTTAAATCATCAATAAAATCGAAGTGTTCAAAAAAATCTGCTTTAATAGTCTCGTGATAGTTAGAAGCATTGTGCATAACATCCATTCGAACAATAAAATAGGATTTAATTTTTTCGGATGCGCTAAGTTGTTTGTTTTGAACTAAAATAGAAAGCTGGTTTTTTATATTTATAATTTCTTTAGAAACTACTTCTTTAAATAAATCTTCCTTGCTTGCAAAATGATAATATAATGAGCCTTTTGCTTTTCTAGAAATTTTAGCAATTTCATCCATAGAGGTTTTATGAAACCCAAATCTGCTAAATAATTTGTTTGCAACGGTTATAATTTTTTCTCGTGTTCCTTCTATTGCCATAATTTGTAAAATTAATAAAACTGACTAAAATCGTTTAACGGTACAAAATTAAAATCTTTTTTTTAGATAGCCAAAAAAATATATAAATATTTTAAAGTAATTTTTAAAGCCGTATTTTTACCAAAATTAATTGATAAATGAAAGCAGTTGCTAGTTATAAAGATGATTTTTTAAATTTTTTATTTGAAAACATATCTGTAAAAGAGCCTAAAAAATTATACGAACCAATACATTATATATTACAACTTGGAGGTAAACGTTTACGTCCAGTTTTAACCTTGTTAATTTGTGATATATATAATGGAAATGTTACAAAGGCAATGAATGCAGCAGCGGCTATTGAAGTATTTCATAATTTCACTTTAATTCATGATGATATTATGGATAGCGCTACAATAAGAAGAGGTAAAACTACGGTTCATAAAAAATGGAATGTAAATACAGGTATTTTATCAGGTGATGCTATGATGATTATGGCCTATCAATTTTTAGAAAAATATGAACCACAGTTATATAAAAAATTAAATAGTTTATTTAGTAAAACAGCCTTAGAAGTTTGTGAAGGGCAACAACTAGATATTGATTTTGAAACTAAAAATGAAGTTGCCATTGCTGAATATGTAAAAATGATTACTTATAAAACATCGGTTTTGGTTGCAGCTGCAATGAAAATGGGCGCAATTATAGCAGATATTCCAGATGAAGAAGCTGAAAACATTTATAAATTTGGGTTAAATTTGGGGATAGCCTTTCAATTACAAGATGATTATCTTGATACTTTTGGAGACATTGCCACATTTGGGAAAGAAATAGGAGGAGATATAAATGAAAATAAAAAAACCTTTTTGTTTTTAAAAGCGTTGGAAGTTTGTAATAGTAATGATAAAAAAGAATTATTAAAATGGTACAGTTCCAAAAGTGCGTCTGAATTAAAAGTAAATGCGGTAACCAAAATATTTTCTAAAAATAAAATTTTGGAGCTTACTAAAACCGAAATTAAACAGTATACCAATGTAGCTATTGAAACCTTAAGTGATCTATCTATAAGTGAGGGTAAAAAAGAAATATTAAAAAAATTCGGTTTAAATCTAATGAATAGAGCTTTATAATGTTGCAAATTGTTGAATTATTAAATAAATCTATAACTGAAAATTTATATATTAAAATTATTCAGCAATTGAATAAAGATTTTTTATTAGCAAACATTTCTCATCATTTTTCGGAAGCTATAACCCCTTCAGAATTAAAAAATACGTTAACCACCATTTTAAACAAAATGATGGTTAATAATTATGACGATTACTTAAATTTAATTTACAGAATTGATATTTCTGAAAAAGATTTAGTAAAAGTAAAAGGACAAACCCTCAATTTGATTGTTGAAGAGATTGCATATTTAATTTTAAAAAGAGAATATCAAAAAGTGTGGTTTAAAAATAAATTCTAAAAACCGGATTTAAAGCTGAAGAACTAGTAATACTTTTAACTTTATCAAATAGAACATCATAACGTAAACCCATAGAAATATTACCAGTTACATATTCAAGTCCAAAATATAATGCATTTTGCCATTGAGAAATATTATTTGCAGAATAATAGTTTTGATTTATTTTTAAATTCTCGTATTCGGTAGATATTTGTAAATAATATACGGGTTTAAAAAGAGCCAATATGCTTCCTCCGTAAAGATTAGTAGTAGAATTTTGAATTGATTTATTTTTAACATAAACATAAGTCATACTTAATCCAGCACCAAATTTATCAGAAAAATCGTAAATAGCACTTGGAGATAAAGAAAAGGTTGAATAATTACTGCCAACACCTATATTAAACCCTCCACCAAAACGCACATTTTCAAAAAAAGCAGATTTATTGGACACGGAATTCTGTGCAAATAAATTAAAATTGATAAAAATAACTAAAACGAAAAAATTAGGATTTTGCTCATATTTATTATTTTCAGCTAAGATAATTTATTTTGTGAAATAAATATTGTACATAATACAAATAAGTATTATTTTCGCACCCAGATTTAGGTCCCATAGCTCAGTTGGTTAGAGCACCTGACTCATAATCAGGGGGTCCAAGGTTCGAGCCCTTGTGGGACCACAGGCTAAAAAGACTTTACTTAGTTGTAAGGTCTTTTTTTATAAATCACCTTCTTTCAAGATGAAAAACGACATAAACAAAAGGGATACCGCTAGTTAAATACACTAAAATTATAAAAATAGGTCTAATTTAAATCTAAATTTAAGTTTGGGTATTTGTACTTATTTCTTGTATTTGTAATTATTAATA contains the following coding sequences:
- a CDS encoding polyprenyl synthetase family protein, encoding MKAVASYKDDFLNFLFENISVKEPKKLYEPIHYILQLGGKRLRPVLTLLICDIYNGNVTKAMNAAAAIEVFHNFTLIHDDIMDSATIRRGKTTVHKKWNVNTGILSGDAMMIMAYQFLEKYEPQLYKKLNSLFSKTALEVCEGQQLDIDFETKNEVAIAEYVKMITYKTSVLVAAAMKMGAIIADIPDEEAENIYKFGLNLGIAFQLQDDYLDTFGDIATFGKEIGGDINENKKTFLFLKALEVCNSNDKKELLKWYSSKSASELKVNAVTKIFSKNKILELTKTEIKQYTNVAIETLSDLSISEGKKEILKKFGLNLMNRAL
- a CDS encoding TetR/AcrR family transcriptional regulator translates to MAIEGTREKIITVANKLFSRFGFHKTSMDEIAKISRKAKGSLYYHFASKEDLFKEVVSKEIINIKNQLSILVQNKQLSASEKIKSYFIVRMDVMHNASNYHETIKADFFEHFDFIDDLRTELDVWEKENIKKIIEQGIKTKEFEIKGDINALLDVYIMVLKGLEIPFFIQGKYKKYSPYFDDLTRIFTKGLQP